A genomic window from Synechococcus sp. WH 8016 includes:
- the polA gene encoding DNA polymerase I: MSPTSDQPLLLLVDGHSLAFRSFYAFSKGGEGGLSTKDGTPTSVTYGFLKALLDNCKGLKPNSVTIAFDTAEPTFRHKADPNYKAHRDVAPDHFFQDLEQLQDILKTQLQLPLCLAPGFEADDVLGTLANRAAAEGWSVRILSGDRDLFQLVDDSRNIAVLYMGGGPYAKSSGPTLIDEAGVQAKLGVAPTKVVDLKALTGDSSDNIPGVKGVGPKTAISLLKDNNDLDGVYRTLAEVEEEGPKASRGAIKGALKGKLANDKDNAYLSRHLAEILVDIPLPEEPKLELGSVDGDGLSQRLEELELNSLIRQVPNFVATFSSGGLAANAHLLATAEEPRTIKSKTKTTEGTEARSETRSEARSEASSEATSAADSSQTQPVLQPDVIQTLDQLKALLTQLMNCRDPLAPVALDTETTDLNPFRAQLVGIGVCWGANPGDLAYIPVSHQGDPIPEQLPLETVLQAFAPWLASGEHPKALQNAKYDRLILLRHGLPLAGVVMDTLLADYLRDAAAKHGLDVMAQRDYGIHPTLFSDLVGKAKDGKASNFSEVPLEQAAQYCGMDVHLTRKLAIDLKQQLEALGPQLPELLSKVELPLEPVLAVMEATGIRIDVPYLKALSSEIGANLERLEASAKEAAGLDFNLASPKQLGDLLFNTLGLDRKKSRRTKTGYSTDATVLEKLEQDHPVVPLVLEHRVLSKLKSTYVDALPQLVEAETGRVHTDFNQAVTATGRLSSSNPNLQNIPVRTEFSRRIRKAFLPQEGWQLLSADYSQIELRILTHLSGEEVLLQAYRDGDDVHALTARLLLDKDEVSADERRLGKTINFGVIYGMGAQRFARETGVSQSEAKDFLSKYKERYPKVFAYLELQERLALSQGYVETLLGRRRPFHFDRNGLGRLKGMDPLEINLEVARRGGMEAQQLRAAANAPIQGSSADIIKLAMVQLQAELESKNLPARLLLQVHDELVLETEPEGLAVVQELVVETMKNAIHLSVPLDVETGSGANWMECK, translated from the coding sequence ATGAGCCCCACCTCCGATCAACCCCTGCTCCTGCTGGTGGACGGACACTCACTGGCGTTCCGCAGTTTTTACGCCTTTAGCAAGGGCGGGGAGGGCGGACTGAGCACCAAAGACGGAACGCCAACGAGCGTGACCTATGGGTTTCTAAAGGCCTTACTCGACAACTGCAAAGGGCTGAAACCCAACAGTGTGACGATCGCCTTCGATACGGCTGAACCCACCTTCCGCCATAAAGCCGACCCCAACTACAAGGCCCATCGCGACGTCGCCCCGGATCACTTCTTCCAAGACCTTGAGCAGCTCCAAGACATTCTGAAGACGCAGCTCCAGCTGCCCCTCTGCCTGGCGCCGGGTTTTGAAGCCGACGATGTGCTCGGCACCTTGGCCAACCGCGCAGCCGCAGAGGGATGGAGTGTGCGCATTCTCAGCGGCGATCGCGACCTCTTCCAACTGGTGGACGACAGTCGCAACATCGCTGTCCTTTATATGGGTGGCGGTCCCTACGCCAAGAGCAGTGGCCCCACCTTGATCGATGAAGCCGGCGTCCAAGCCAAGCTCGGCGTGGCTCCCACCAAGGTGGTGGATCTCAAGGCTCTTACCGGAGATAGCTCCGACAACATCCCTGGCGTGAAGGGCGTGGGTCCGAAAACAGCGATCAGCCTGCTGAAAGACAACAACGATCTTGATGGGGTGTATCGGACCCTGGCCGAGGTGGAAGAGGAGGGCCCCAAAGCGAGCCGAGGCGCGATTAAAGGGGCGCTGAAAGGCAAGCTTGCCAACGACAAAGACAATGCCTACCTGTCGAGGCACCTGGCGGAAATCCTGGTGGACATTCCCCTGCCGGAGGAGCCCAAACTGGAGCTGGGCAGCGTGGACGGTGATGGCCTTAGTCAGCGTCTTGAAGAGTTGGAGCTGAACAGCCTGATCCGCCAGGTCCCCAACTTTGTCGCCACCTTTTCCAGTGGTGGATTGGCTGCCAATGCCCACCTGCTCGCCACCGCGGAAGAGCCACGCACCATCAAGTCCAAGACCAAAACAACAGAGGGGACCGAAGCAAGGTCCGAAACGAGATCAGAAGCGAGATCAGAAGCGTCATCAGAAGCGACATCCGCCGCAGATTCCAGCCAAACCCAACCGGTCTTACAGCCAGACGTCATTCAAACCCTGGATCAACTCAAGGCCCTGCTCACGCAGTTAATGAACTGCCGCGATCCACTGGCCCCCGTGGCCCTCGACACCGAAACCACCGATCTCAATCCCTTCCGAGCTCAGCTCGTGGGCATTGGCGTTTGCTGGGGAGCGAACCCTGGCGATCTGGCCTACATCCCGGTGAGTCATCAAGGCGATCCCATCCCAGAGCAACTGCCACTAGAAACGGTGCTGCAAGCGTTTGCGCCTTGGCTTGCCAGTGGTGAGCACCCCAAAGCCCTTCAGAACGCCAAATACGACCGGCTGATTCTGTTGCGACACGGCCTACCCCTGGCCGGCGTTGTCATGGACACGCTGCTGGCTGATTACCTCAGGGATGCGGCAGCAAAACATGGCCTGGATGTGATGGCCCAGCGGGATTACGGAATTCATCCCACCCTGTTCAGCGATCTGGTGGGAAAAGCCAAGGACGGCAAGGCCAGCAATTTCTCCGAGGTGCCCCTCGAACAAGCCGCTCAGTACTGCGGCATGGATGTGCATCTCACCCGCAAACTCGCCATCGATCTCAAGCAACAACTGGAGGCATTAGGCCCCCAGCTTCCCGAATTGCTCAGCAAGGTGGAGTTGCCCCTTGAGCCGGTCTTGGCCGTGATGGAGGCCACGGGGATTCGCATTGATGTGCCCTATCTCAAAGCGCTCTCCTCCGAAATCGGAGCCAACCTGGAACGACTTGAGGCAAGCGCAAAAGAGGCTGCTGGGCTTGACTTCAACCTGGCATCCCCCAAGCAACTCGGCGACTTGCTGTTCAACACCCTCGGGCTGGACCGCAAAAAATCGCGACGCACCAAAACCGGCTACAGCACCGATGCCACGGTGCTTGAAAAACTCGAACAAGATCACCCCGTGGTGCCCCTGGTGCTTGAGCACCGAGTGCTGAGCAAATTAAAGAGCACCTATGTGGATGCGCTGCCCCAACTGGTGGAAGCAGAAACCGGACGGGTCCATACCGACTTCAACCAAGCGGTCACGGCGACAGGTCGGCTCAGCAGCAGCAACCCCAATCTGCAAAACATCCCTGTACGCACTGAATTTTCGAGGCGAATCCGCAAGGCCTTTTTGCCCCAAGAGGGCTGGCAACTGCTCAGTGCCGACTATTCGCAAATCGAACTGCGCATTCTCACGCACCTATCCGGAGAAGAAGTGCTGCTCCAGGCTTACCGCGACGGAGACGATGTCCACGCTCTCACCGCTCGCTTGCTCCTCGACAAAGACGAGGTGTCGGCCGATGAACGACGTTTGGGCAAAACCATCAACTTCGGCGTGATTTACGGCATGGGCGCCCAACGCTTTGCACGCGAAACAGGGGTCAGCCAAAGCGAAGCCAAAGACTTTTTGAGCAAATACAAAGAGCGCTATCCCAAGGTGTTTGCGTACCTTGAATTGCAGGAACGTCTCGCCCTCAGTCAGGGCTACGTGGAAACCCTTTTGGGGCGCAGGCGACCGTTTCACTTCGATCGCAATGGTCTCGGCCGCCTCAAGGGAATGGATCCCCTCGAGATCAATTTGGAGGTGGCGCGACGCGGCGGGATGGAAGCACAGCAACTGCGCGCCGCGGCCAATGCTCCAATCCAGGGCTCGAGTGCCGACATCATCAAATTGGCGATGGTGCAGCTTCAAGCAGAACTTGAAAGCAAAAACCTGCCAGCCAGACTTCTTCTACAAGTGCATGATGAACTGGTGCTCGAAACGGAACCCGAGGGACTTGCCGTAGTTCAGGAGCTCGTGGTGGAAACTATGAAAAACGCCATCCATCTATCTGTTCCTTTGGACGTGGAAACAGGAAGCGGAGCAAACTGGATGGAATGCAAATAA
- a CDS encoding outer membrane protein, with protein sequence MLRRLSLGLLASAISITSLPVIAQEDRDDYPKLYITGAAGANNPTTRTNTGKVGTFEEYTNPGASAELGFGIDFEGLRIEATYAIDASQLRGYTNVRGIDFDYISGGEVRKQSAFISGYWDLLRKKSWTPYLGTGIGYSNLDVRNFSDPGLSYNAFNRSLWGYQFKAGMSVDVSSDSKIFAEGIYRATSHFNTKDGFNNWNNASWSSWGGQLGVRVAL encoded by the coding sequence ATGCTGCGCCGCCTTTCCCTAGGGCTGTTGGCTTCTGCCATCTCTATCACTTCCCTGCCTGTCATTGCTCAAGAGGACAGGGATGATTATCCCAAGCTATATATAACTGGAGCAGCTGGAGCCAATAATCCGACGACCCGAACAAATACAGGAAAGGTAGGAACTTTTGAGGAATATACAAATCCTGGAGCATCTGCAGAGCTAGGATTTGGGATTGATTTTGAAGGTTTAAGAATCGAGGCGACTTACGCTATTGATGCAAGTCAATTACGTGGCTACACTAATGTTCGAGGAATTGATTTTGACTATATTTCAGGTGGAGAAGTTCGAAAGCAATCAGCTTTCATTAGCGGATACTGGGATCTGCTGCGCAAGAAGTCCTGGACGCCATATCTTGGTACTGGAATAGGATATTCAAACTTAGACGTAAGAAATTTTTCTGATCCAGGCCTCTCTTATAACGCATTCAATCGATCTCTCTGGGGCTATCAATTTAAAGCTGGCATGTCTGTAGATGTTTCATCAGACTCTAAAATATTCGCTGAAGGAATTTACAGGGCAACCTCACATTTTAACACTAAAGATGGATTTAACAATTGGAATAATGCTTCTTGGAGTAGCTGGGGAGGTCAACTAGGAGTTCGAGTTGCACTCTAA
- a CDS encoding efflux RND transporter periplasmic adaptor subunit, translated as MVSQQRQTPVLAKDHDLTSLTRLSSNRRRRKRLLIAGVAAALLGGGSLIWTLNSNRSGGRDLSDYTVEATRGSLPGVITASGELEAIRRVNVSPRRQGLLEALLVDEGDRVEKGQVVARMDRGDFQDRMDELKALERQAKADYEAKTADYLRRRKLFSSGAISEADRDDFQASYLISKANFEAAQERVQQRDVEGGELLIRAPFSGVITERYAEPGSFVTPTTAASSSAGATSSSIVELSQGLEVTAKVPESDIGRIKIGQVASVRVDAFPDQSFAAEVRDIAPRAEKTNNVISFEVELTLLDPPPILRIGMTADVNFQTGRTAASTLVPTVAIVTEDGKPGVLLVGKNDQPTFQSIELGSSGGSQSAILSGVKPGTRVFIDLPPWAKQRD; from the coding sequence ATGGTCAGCCAACAACGGCAAACCCCGGTACTCGCCAAGGACCATGACTTGACCTCTCTTACACGCCTCAGCAGCAATCGACGACGACGCAAACGCTTGCTGATTGCTGGCGTGGCCGCAGCACTTTTGGGCGGCGGAAGTTTGATTTGGACGCTGAACAGCAATCGCAGCGGAGGCCGTGACCTCTCCGACTACACCGTTGAAGCCACCCGTGGATCGCTTCCCGGTGTGATCACTGCGAGCGGCGAGTTGGAGGCGATTCGCCGGGTCAACGTGAGTCCAAGACGTCAGGGTTTGCTCGAAGCCTTGCTCGTTGACGAAGGAGACCGCGTGGAGAAAGGGCAGGTGGTTGCCCGCATGGACCGCGGAGACTTTCAAGACCGAATGGATGAGCTCAAGGCCTTGGAACGTCAAGCCAAAGCCGATTATGAAGCCAAAACCGCCGACTATCTGCGCCGTCGCAAGCTGTTTAGCAGTGGTGCGATTAGCGAGGCCGATCGCGATGACTTTCAAGCCAGCTATCTGATCAGCAAAGCCAACTTTGAAGCAGCCCAAGAAAGAGTCCAACAACGGGATGTGGAGGGTGGCGAACTCTTGATCAGGGCCCCTTTCAGCGGAGTGATCACTGAGCGCTATGCCGAACCCGGCTCCTTCGTGACGCCCACCACCGCAGCATCCTCCTCAGCGGGAGCGACCAGCTCATCGATCGTTGAGCTCTCCCAGGGCCTGGAGGTGACCGCAAAAGTGCCCGAAAGTGATATCGGCAGGATCAAAATCGGCCAGGTTGCCAGCGTGCGGGTTGATGCCTTTCCCGATCAAAGCTTTGCCGCTGAAGTGCGCGACATCGCCCCGCGTGCCGAGAAAACCAACAATGTGATCTCTTTTGAGGTGGAACTCACCCTTCTCGATCCGCCTCCCATCCTGCGCATCGGCATGACCGCGGACGTGAATTTTCAAACCGGTCGCACCGCAGCGAGCACCCTGGTCCCAACCGTGGCGATCGTGACCGAAGACGGCAAACCGGGCGTTTTGCTGGTGGGCAAAAATGATCAACCCACCTTCCAGTCCATCGAACTTGGATCCAGTGGTGGCAGCCAGAGTGCGATTCTCTCCGGAGTGAAACCGGGAACCCGGGTGTTCATCGACTTGCCGCCCTGGGCTAAACAGCGCGACTAA
- the ychF gene encoding redox-regulated ATPase YchF, with translation MLKAGIVGLPNVGKSTLFNALVANAQAQAANFPFCTIEPNVGTVAVPDDRLQKLSDLSQSKEIIPTRMEFVDIAGLVKGASQGEGLGNKFLSNIREVDAIVHVVRCFEDDDVIHVSGSVGPARDAEVINLELGLADLSQIEKRRERLKKQMRTSKEAQVEDEALARIQEVLEAGGAARSVELTDEEALMIKPLGLLTAKPIIYATNVSEDDLAAGNGYCEEVAALAEKEGAESVRISAQVEAELVELGEEECADYLEGLGVSEGGLRSLIRATYRLLGLRTYFTTGEKETRAWTFRAGMTAPQTAGVIHTDFERGFIRAQTIGWEKLLEAGSLPEARNKGWLRSEGKDYLVAEGDVMEFLFNV, from the coding sequence ATGCTTAAAGCTGGAATCGTCGGGTTGCCCAATGTCGGCAAATCCACCTTGTTCAATGCCCTCGTGGCCAACGCGCAGGCGCAAGCTGCGAACTTTCCGTTTTGCACGATTGAGCCGAATGTGGGCACGGTGGCGGTCCCAGATGATCGCCTCCAGAAGCTCTCTGACCTCAGTCAGAGCAAAGAGATCATCCCTACACGAATGGAGTTCGTGGACATCGCCGGTTTGGTGAAGGGTGCCAGTCAGGGCGAAGGCTTGGGAAATAAGTTTCTGTCAAATATTCGTGAGGTCGACGCGATTGTTCATGTGGTGCGTTGCTTTGAAGACGACGACGTCATTCACGTGTCTGGATCGGTGGGACCTGCGCGCGATGCCGAGGTGATCAATCTTGAGCTTGGCTTGGCCGATCTCTCTCAGATCGAGAAGCGGCGTGAGCGGTTGAAGAAGCAAATGCGTACGAGCAAAGAAGCGCAGGTGGAAGACGAGGCTCTTGCACGCATTCAAGAGGTGCTCGAAGCCGGAGGCGCCGCACGCAGCGTTGAGCTAACGGATGAAGAAGCTTTGATGATCAAGCCGCTTGGACTGCTCACTGCCAAGCCAATCATTTATGCCACCAATGTGAGCGAAGACGACCTGGCTGCGGGCAATGGCTACTGCGAGGAAGTCGCAGCCCTTGCAGAGAAAGAAGGGGCTGAGTCTGTGCGCATTTCAGCGCAGGTGGAGGCCGAGTTGGTGGAGTTGGGCGAAGAAGAATGTGCTGATTATCTGGAAGGCCTTGGCGTGAGTGAAGGAGGCTTGCGCAGTCTCATTCGTGCCACCTATCGATTATTAGGCTTGCGGACTTACTTCACCACTGGTGAAAAGGAAACGCGGGCTTGGACATTCCGGGCCGGGATGACCGCACCACAAACGGCAGGAGTGATTCACACTGATTTTGAGCGTGGATTCATCCGTGCACAAACCATCGGTTGGGAGAAGTTGCTGGAGGCTGGCTCACTTCCTGAAGCTCGAAATAAGGGATGGTTGCGTAGTGAAGGGAAGGACTATTTGGTGGCCGAGGGTGATGTGATGGAGTTTTTGTTTAATGTTTAA